In Neomonachus schauinslandi chromosome 6, ASM220157v2, whole genome shotgun sequence, a genomic segment contains:
- the LOC110573992 gene encoding barrier-to-autointegration factor-like → MTTSPKHRDFMSEPVGEKPVGSLAGIGEVLGKKLEERGFDKAYVVLGQFLVLKKDEDLFQEWLKDTCSANAKQSWDCFWCLQEWCDAFL, encoded by the coding sequence ATGACAACCTCCCCAAAGCACCGAGACTTCATGTCAGAGCCCGTGGGGGAAaagccagtggggagcctggctgggatTGGTGAAGTCTTGGGCAAGAAGCTGGAGGAAAGGGGCTTTGACAAAGCCTATGTGGTCCTTGGCCAGTTTCTTGTGCTAAAGAAAGATGAAGATCTCTTCCAGGAATGGCTGAAGGACACATGTAGTGCCAATGCCAAGCAGTCCTGGGACTGCTTCTGGTGCCTTCAAGAGTGGTGCGACGCCTTCTTGTGA